Within Vigna unguiculata cultivar IT97K-499-35 chromosome 2, ASM411807v1, whole genome shotgun sequence, the genomic segment GAAGATTCGAATGATCAAAGGTTGTCacattattgaaatattataatttgatgttACACTTTTCACTGTAGACCTACCTTCGAAAAAAAGATGGGGGAGGCTATTCACTAAATGATGCAATTTTATTATCACCATTGATTTGTAAAAAGAAGATTATGAATGAAGGTGAGTTGTCATTGAATTGACTATTCTAGTGTAAATAAGTTGTcacaactttatttatttttacattgaaatcgatttagatttattttaagaagtcgttattattattattattattattttactttttattcaattgaaaCTAGAAATTCAATTGAAGTATTTTTGTAACAAAAACAGTTGAAGTCTCATATGATGAAGCATTTTGGAATAAGGTTCGTATTCGACAACATGTTAACAATTTCTTTTAATGTGTTTGTATTTAGACATCTTTGCATTCGACCATTAGGCAAAACTCTTTAAATAGTTATTCTACTTTTTTGGAAATTAAATCgaactaatatatatttttcagtttCACAGTTATTTTATTGATTGGATTTTTTGTTTGATAACAAAAAGTTGGGTATTTCCACTTTATTTGCgaatcaagaaaaaaatgtttttttttttttttaactcaagcATGATTTGAAAGGTAAACACTGCAAACCACATATTCTTTCTAAGCATTTTAAACTGTCTATAGATAAAACTTAGTTTAAAAGGAGAAACTTATAATCTAAATCTATCAAATGCTTTTactgttttcaaaattttaatattaaagagaaaaattattttttaactactaaattttgacaactttcttaTAATTAGAAGTATCATTTTTTTAAGTGGTCtctaattttttacttttttatttttttatgtttctaaaaTAATTAGACGACGTCTCATGTTGTATGaaagaattttcaaaatttgattgtCAACGTATCCTTGTCTTATTAAAGAATACTGCAAGATTTGTCTTTGTCTTATTTGAGTTatggttaaaaaatatttaatcacttcatttttgtttttagtgtAAATACCTAATTggttatttttaaagaaaagttttcataattttttttgaatacatacttaaatttaaaatcttaaagaGGCTAAGCATAATTCAAGTGAAATCAATGTAATATTGTTGATAGAAATCAAAATTTGGCAATGTTCCAAAAATGAGAATACATCAATGGACAATACGAAAAAGTCAAAAAGCCCATACCTTGAGCTTAGTTTTTGTCGAGCATAAAGTAAAATGACATGATATCCATCAGgagttataataatttttttttcggaTTTGCCTGTTTTTGCATCATATGCTTTTAGGGTTAATAAAAGTCTTTGCTTCAATTAAACATAAGATTATAACTTTAGCCACCGCCAGATCCCTATGGAATGTTCTGGAACTTTTAAAATGAGATATCTAAATACTATAATACATAAAGGTTTCAAGAGATAAGGTGttctataatatttaaatatttaatttttataaaataaaattcactcACGTACGTAGTACTGAAACTTTACAGCACATGTCTGAATTCCACCAAACCTCTGTCAGAGACAATTTTTGGGGCATGCATAGTCTTCTGATTTCATTaatttgttactttttttcttctccgcccatgcattaattttttttttcaaaatattttatgtaatacTTTGAAGTATTGCCATCCAGCAGATGAATTTTTTAAAGGAATTTAAAATACGGTGTCAGATTCTTAATACAACCAATTCGGAAGATTTAGGCAAAGAGAtagaatactttttttttatctctctgaAATCTAAAATCCCAACTTATGGTTGATATATATTTCTAAggaaataaacattaaatttacagattttttttttttgttatgtatCACATACTTATATTGTACAATTGACTCTCAACAATATCATGTTTGATTAATTACTTGAACTTCCACTATACGCATAGAATTGAAAAGAGAAATAGTCAGAATTACAATAACTGATAAGCATACCTATCCAATTGCATTCATAACCTTAAACAGATAcgtaatttaaataattatttatcaagGATTAATGCATATTCTCAAAAGTTACAACGGGTTATATAAAtactcaaaatatattttaaattgactagttattatttctattttgggTGGGAAATTAGTTGTGCAAAACCACCTTActtgaatatatataatttttattttattttttaaggtactcaagttatttatattaacatatataaaaaaaaataactggTTGTCCAAGACCACCTTACTTAGAAACGTatcttttgcttttctttttttttcattttgatacATGCTTAGTTATAAAGTTCAAAAGCAAACAAGTAGGAACAAGCTCATGAAGATTAAATCACTTTATAGTCCAGTAACCTATGTATTGAAGACCAAGGGAAGAGAGGTGTAAACCGAGCAGATTGGTAAGAAATTAATCtctcctcttcttctttttctcgtTCCTCTCAGCTGAATTTTTCAACtgaaaaataatagtaaaaatcccgtcaataaaaaatttgtaaggtAAAGGAGAACCCATTAAACATGCTTTAACAATCAAACTCACCATAATGACAAGAATCCTCACAAAAACTGCAACCAAATCAGTAAACAAGGTCAAGGCATGCTTTACATAGTCCAGATCGCCCAGGTGTGCTCTCTCAACTATTTCTTGGGTGTCAACTATAATGTAACCCACAAACACCAAAAGCCCAAAGTACAGctgcaacaacatcaaataaactcCGTGTAAATTGAgacttaaaaaaacaaataatgaatTCCTCTAAGGGGtgttaatacttataaaaatttacTGGTTATTGGTTAATATTAATTAGAAAGAAGAAATTTTGAGAGCTCTTAGTTCTAAATCAAGTGGCAGGATCTTTGAATGAAAATTAGAACctactaaaatttgtaatttccACTAAATTACCAATATTAGATAGAGTGTCAGAAAGAGAGTCTTTAAAGAGTGTCGACAGCATTTCTCTTAGTATATGTATAACCAAGAATCAGAATGCTCCAAGCTATTTTCACAAAATGGGAATAATGACAGACAGCCACTTACCTCAAACTTGAAGAGAGCTGTTGAGCCTCCAAAGATGGATGAAGCAAAGTGCAACCAGAGAAGGATGGATAATCCAGAAGAAACCAAGCCACCGAGGTACAGGTACTCCCTACGTCTTGCAACCAAAGCTGCTCCTGAGAAGCATGCAAAGGCCAAGGATGTTGCCACAAATGCACTAAAGATAAGGCTggagaaacaaaaaagaatgatGTCACAGAACTATAAAACATTCATCAATGCGCTACCCAATTGTCTCAAAGAGTAACTACCAGTGAAGGTACTAGCcaggagaaaaaaataataaaagaagatagaaagaaaaaaattaagctTTTTCTACAACTTTTAAACTAAATCTTTTACAGAAACTCTCATTTAACTTTTCCAGTAAACTGGTTTTATCTTATTCATAAGTTAATATCAATATGAGAGAagtcaaattcatttttttttttcacaatttctTCACCTTTACAAAGTCGTTAAAAGTTTATCTAAACAAAAAGTCAATGATTTAATTCCAATCAAAGGTGACGGGAGCGTTGAATGTATAGCATGAATCCTAGCACAATCCATTGACCAACACATAGCACATACCTTGGATCTATTTGAATAGCCAAATCAATCAAGGGTCCAATGGAGGCGCCCTGAAACAGTGACGCGGCCATCAACAAAGTCACCCTCTTCTTCTGCACATCACAAGAAAATAAAGAACGCGGGTGAATAACGAtcacaagaaaacaaaaaaaaaaaaaaaaaaggcaacaGAAGCTTAAAATGACACATACCTCTTCCGAAGGAGGTGTAGAGAGTAACCAAACGCTGCTTCCCACACACGCCACCGTAGTAAGAAAACCCCCAACATTCAAGAGGACATGAAGGTAGGCCCCAACAGCAGCAGCAACCACGGCGAAACAAAGAGTAAAATAAACCTACAACAATCAATCACAGCACCAAATTAACAAaccaataaactaaaatttaccATGAAATCGAAATAATCCAACATCCGAAGATCCTACAACCCTAAATTTTGCAAACCCTAACTAAGATCATAGAAATTGATATATCCAAAAGAAGAGACATTGTTATTACAAAGACGATGAAAGAAAACGTAGGAAATCCATGGCTTCCACATTTCTTCggtaattgaataaaaaaaatgaaatgaatgataaaaaggtagaaattagaagggaaccTTCTTGAGGTGATTTTGAACGAGGGGAGAGATGAGACGGAAGTTCTTGAGGGTATCGTAATTCCATCGGTTTCTTGAATCGAAGAAGGAAGTGAAGGCGTCCATTGCTTGGATCGATCGCAAACACAAATTGGATAATGGATGAGagaaatatatttgaatgtcAACACTCCcaatctatttatatttattttaatatttgaaaggaCAGAGTGCAATTTCGCAGAAAGTTCCACACAAGATTATTTCCTCTTCATTTAAGTCTCCTACCTCCCCTATCCCCTGCATGTGgttctattatatataattttgtagaagTGTAAAAATAGTATTGAAAAATTAtctaatcattattttttaaataaaaattatttagctattttaattaaataaaaatttgtttaattacttttttgtatatatagtaatacattgttttttatttattaaaaggtaaattttattcaattaaaatatgaaactaaaaaggtattctatttatataatattatagatTTGAccgaataaatataaatattaggatTAGTAGTTTTTTCCAACTTGATAATGTTATCCCTttgattaattttcaattttaaaacgaagttaatatatttttaaataataaatcatacCGTATCATATAAAGTTGGACGGGATAAATACacaatacataaatatataacgcacattattattattttggagaGTGGCTGACTAATATAACacatttaaaatagttaaaaaatatataaaaatttaaaatagtaggatgtaaaaaaaagttaaattttcaaatttaattcgTAAATATACATTCATACTTCAGGTTTACTCTACTTATTTcgaatataatttcttttattgtaagtctaatctatttaatttaaattgaattggataatatttttaatttaaaattaaagtagtttttaattaattgaagcCATGTTAGATTTAGACAAGAGATGATTAGTTCATGTTGCACCCAAATGATATAATGTTAATCGAGGTGAGACTCTTATATATAAGTTAGGTTGGGTTTGACTTTAAATTGGTATGAACTTAAGTTAAGTGAGAcaaatttaaatcttaaatcattataattaaggttttttttttttttttaagttgagtTAAACTAAACTAGTCCACATATATGTTGAGTCCGTGAAAGTTCATGTCAAAACAATTTCTTATAAAGTTAAGTGAGTCACACGTTCAAATCACCTTAAACTAGATTAAATTCGATAAGAACTAAATGAAATATAACATAACTGAATATTGATTAGATTAATCGAGCCTATATTAAAGAGATTCAAACCTTGGCTAACCTAAAACAAGTTAAATAAGGTCCAATTCAAATAAAACTTGATCAGATTAAGTAAAACTTAAATGAGTGAATTCATGTTAGTTTGAATTATACAAGATTGAACTTAAGTTAGACtagttcaaattaaaatttaaaattatttaaaaattatttaaactatatttaatatatttaaaattagattaaaaaataagttcatTTCAATCCAAAATAGATCATCACACCCATCaaataataagattaaaataaagttttttgagaaaataaaaaaaaaattgtcatagtataataaaaagtttattatAATAGGCATAATATTACAAACTAAACACAATTAAACAAAAGTAATACAAACATATGAAATTTGTAATAGTTTTTGCTACCTATTAtacttaaaatgaaatattaaaaaaaaaagttatgtgaATAAATATgagatttaattatataaacatattaaaacATTTCCAGTAAAAGATTATTGGTTGTCTCTTAATAACCATTATTTTGATGAGACTGATAAACAAAAGTAAACtgttcaaataaataatttgtatcaattggtgtataaattttaatacaaagtCCATAAATATTTCttgtaaaaaaagtatatttccCCCTTTCTTTTCACCAATATACACATATCCATAAAATTCCATTtgatttaaaaggaaaataaaacagCTTCCTCAAAAGGTACAAAATCATatttagtaaaaagaaaaattatttcataacaaGTTTTGTAATTAAGAcaggtaaataaataaaaaaagacagAAAGATACAAgaaatatactaaattatgtgaTAGTATCACGAAAAGGAcggataaattttatataaaatatattgcgTGGATGATATCTTTGGTAAACCTTTTGAACGAGTACACAATAGACACATTACTTTAatcaagtaaaaaatattattgatattattttttgataaaattatttaaaaaataaataaatttatcacatataatactttttttggATATAATTTTTCGTATTATTATTGCatatattatttactatttttgaaATCAGATCAGAACTGCGATTTGGTACCGAGAAAATTTGCATAAATGCGTCAttgataacatttttaataaataaagaactCCGTTATGTAGTTATGTATTTCTGACAGAAACCAAGGAtcataaaatctaaaatattaaccAATAAAATCTTTCGCCTTTTTtggtattataaattttcatacattttaatttgtcttttgGAAATTTACATGCAAGAGGAAACTCTCAAATTAATTtcagttgatttatttatttattttcaatccaGTAAATTTGAACTCAAATTATAAGGAAATTAAGTTGTTGAATTTAGTATGTATTTGTGTTAGAGGCGTATTATAATGAATAACTGTAAATTACTAACAAACATTTCCATTCCTCTTCCAAACAACAGTGCGTCAAGTCTATGAGGCGTATTGGAAAAATTCTAATTCAAAagaatattaaactttaaacgTATACAGTGAACAATACGGAGAGTCTGCATGCAAATTTACGGAATAGTCTAAATCATTCTCTAGATGGAGAAGAGAATAACAGTTTAAAAAGAAAGCCAAGTAAAACTCCAAGGACACCCACAAAAATGGCAAAGATGAAGGAAAAGCCAGGATCACCTTTTCTGTTTCTTCGTCTTTTCAGCATGTCCTACACAATGAACAGAGTACATAGATTAGTGATATTTACAAATAGTTTTCAAGTCTCAGTAATGAGTACAGCAGACAACTATTATAGATCCAACAGTCACAATCCAACACCAAAGAGAGAGattttcagaaaaaagaaaatagatataTGATATGAAACGAAAGTAAATTAATCGAGAAAATACAAGGTGGAAGAGAGGTGGAGACAATGTGTATCAAATATCATTTTTGGTTCCAACATGTTTATTCATCACATTCAACTGAATCACCATGAGTGCATATTTGGAACAACAACTCCAAATATAATCCTAACCAAAATCTTGTGATAAAAGAGCAATGTTTGAAAAACGCAGAACAGTTACCACTTCTTGTTGCAGTTGTCTCGTTTGTCTGACAGCGGCATCTCTTTCTTCCTTCAGATTCTGCAAAACCTGACTCTTAAAAAATAGAAGTGTAATTTAAAAGCATGACTGGCTAATCTAAAGAAAAGATCTGAACGGGGAGGGAAGGTTTAATTGTCTGGCATTAACTGCCACAATGTAGGAAATGTCTGACAATGAGCAATTGATGTGCAATTAGAGATAACAACTCAAATACGGAATACAACTCAAGCAACTAGCCATTCATTTTGCTAATACACAGATGGAGTCGGTATGTATGTGAATGGAATGAAATTAAAAACTGCCAATACAACTATCTTAACCTAAAAGAATAAATTGGTATCATAAATACAGAAGTAATTACTTTAAATTCAGCGTGTACAATGACATAATCTATAAACAATTCCacaagaattaaaattatatatgtataatctCCGGCAAACTAACTAGAGACCTGAGCATAATTTTTTTCCACACTGCTTTCATGGAATTTGTGGAGTGCACAACATGCTAGATGTTTTGTGCCACTTAAAAGCCGAGGAAACACCTCTATAAAATTATGAAGTAAAATCTGAGCAGAATAAACCAGATACCAGACATATTATAAACAGGAGAAGCTTGATGCAACACatgtttatattttcaatcagAAGCGACCTATAGAAGGAAGTTCAAATGTTTCactgatttcaatttttattttgtctttacTTATCAATCTCAAAATGTTTTCTAGCTTTCTCAAATACCAAGTCCTACGTTGTTTCCACCAAATGGAGCAAGTATCATGAGTAGTTTGTGCATCAACAAAATGGAATTAATGCTGTCACAAAATCCAAGAACTATGCCATCAAGTGAAGCAACCCATAGTAATCTTCTCAATCAGGTTTCTCAAGCTTTTCCGTTCCAAATATGTGAGGTTTCTTTGCATAGGGACCCCACGCATGTGGGTTCTCCAGCTTGAGACATAAGATACAACATATGGCATTATggcttaaaacataaaattacgaaattcaaaataaagaaaaaaaggggAAACTGATTTCCACGAAGGGTATATGGGGGAGGAAAAGAGACTCACAGAAGAGGAATCGAGTTTATGTGAGTTCCTGGATGCATCATCTTCAGAGCTTCCTTCGGGTGAGGCAGTAGAGATATATGCAACTCTTAATTTCAACTCCTCTATCGAATTACCACTTTCCTTATTAAACTGCAAGTGAAATTAGCAgtattagtgaccaatttttgCTTTTCAATCTGTATAGTTGATCCCCTATAAAAAGACAGTGTTGACCCTCTTACAGTATCTGCCGGGAGGTCGTCAACATCTGTATTTGAACTCACTATTGTACTCTGTAACAGAAACTTGTCTTTACATTGCATGTCTGGAGGGTATTCCCGTTGGGCTTGGAGAGTGactatacaaaataaaaattggacAATATGACAAATTCTACTACCATAGACCGGGAAGAGCTCTGGGCTCCTaagcaaataaatttaacacaaGAACATTTCATCTAGATGGAACCAAAAAAGCTGAAATAGTGCATCACAAGCTCAAATAAAGCTCTTAATCACTTATTCCCAGTCCTTACCGTTGCAGGAAAGAAAAATTTCCATTATGTGACCTTTGATCAGTTGAAATTTGCAGTTTTCACAGACCTAAACATCCACCCTGCGTTTCTTCCTACCCATCTATATTATGAAACAGCATATTTCTAAATTTACGTCCATTAGATGTCCATTCAGTATCCTGTTCACATGCATATCTGCTAGGCAAGTGCTAGCAACACACTTCCTAATATCTTATTTGCCTTTGCTTAAAatgattagaaattaaaaaccaCGAGGGAAAGTTTACTACATACTTGTAATCAATTtcagcaaataaataaaatttttcttgATAACATTTTCCCTTTTTATTTGGCTAAAAGGCAATGAAAGAGGTTGGCGACAattttgcttttcattttatctgTTCACACCACCGATCAAAGATGTCATAAAAGTTTTAAAGCAAAAAGAAAACGGTTTTGCTAACGTGTGCTCGCCAGGGGCTAAGGAATCAAAAGTAAAATCCATCAATTTTCCATAATCAATCGTAATTATTTAAAGAAGACAGTATCATAAACTTgtcttcatttaaatatttaatagtttCCGATTTTGAAATCGCTtcacgtatatatatatatctcctCTAACCcaaataaagatataatacaTATCATAATCAAAGAACTAGCCTTATAAGTAACTCGGTAATATTAACATGCAGCACCTCTGATGATACAGGAGTCCCAGGGGTGTACGACACCGGTGTTTGGTCGTACAAAGTATTTCTTGGGAGAAGTGGTTTTGACCTATATGAAGgagaaaatcaagaaaaatagaTTGGAATGAAAAGCATTGAGAAGGAAGCAAAacataaagttaaaaaaatacctTGAAAGCAACATGATTCTGTGTGTTATTGAGGACCTTAAGATCGCAAAACGTTTGCTTCTCCAACTCAACTGGTTACACGAAAATCAGGAGAGTAAATAAACAACATATTGGCGATAAATGTctataacaattaattaattagtgattttGTGAATAAAAGGAATAATTAAACAGGATTTGGTGAGATTGAGAGGAGAGATTGAGAGAGAGACGTACAATGGAAGCGGAGTTCGTCGGGACTAACGGAGATGAGTTGAGAGGCGGTCATGGCGGAGAAGGGGAGTGGGGGGAAAGGGGGAATGGGGAATGGAggaagaaatgaattagagtgACATCACATCGCGTGAaggagaagaggaagaagaaatatgTGATGGAACGAGGAGTATGGGGCACCGATGGCTACAAAGTCCTTAACCAAATTTTGCAGAATTTTAGCCACCGAGATCGCTTTTCGCCTTCACACTCCTCCACACTGTATGTCTGTGCCATCTGGTTTTCGCAGAGGCACTGAAtaacagagagagagagacgcTGCTATACTCTCGCATCCTTTGGGGCCACCTGCTACCTACTCTGTGCACGTGtccttttttaaatgttttttatttaccaccttttattttttctaaatgtttTGACCAAGAAAGAGAATGATATTTATGTGAAAACTTATCTCATTccactgttttctttttctattttattatttaagttgttgattttatgttttttagatttaaaataattttatttaaaggggTTTGAATCACAcagattttcagttttattctgtttaagaaaatacaatacaagtattttaaaaaagttatttatacaaatcTAAAAGtaattgtataattaataacataaaaaaaatataagctCAATTTGAATTGGATctattttcaaaactaaatctAAACCAATTTCAATGAAAACGGATTATTATTTCCTCCGATTTTTAGGCTAATTTTCAGCTTATTcagtttttaatttcttatattaaatcttaatttttttgggTTAGTTATTAACACTCcattattctaaatataattattttttttaataaaattaatgctcaatgtttattattatttatctcattatattttttcaatactaTTTACCTACTAAGTTTTACCTCACTTCCAATTGCTattcctctctttctttttctctttcatttttacttCATAAAAAATATGCCATGTTCTCATATTACCTATAACAGTAATTGAGGTATGGATATCTTCATATTTTCCAACTTTCAGGCAAGAAGAGCGTTAAAACACTGACAACGTATTTGAAAACCGGGGCACTCTATATTGATGATTACGAAAATAACGATTTTAAACAAGTGATCACTAATGAGGTCGATGAAAAGGATGACGAAGggtattaaaacataaaaatagacATCATCCCCATGCTAGCATATTTCGTCTAGATtcaaatatgtaataaataaaagcatAGAACAAGagaatttataacaaaattattccAGCATGTTGCTCTAGATTTTAATCCTAATATCCATTTTAATGAACTAAAGTAATGGTTTTCTTTGTCACAGCTTCGCTTTCTTACAGTATATATTATAGTGACGCAGAAGAAACACTTCAAATTTCTCAGAGCTATCAAGGTTCAGCAGTACACTTGTTTCGATTTCAGGGAAGATAGGATGTAAGGGGAAGAAGAATGATATATTGTACAACAGAACAAATTGAAATAGTAGCATTAGAGCCCCGCAACACTTATCATGGATCAGTAGACTATTTCGAAGATGAACGTAGGGAAAAGTGGGGTATCTACGAATCATTTGAAAGTGGAGAATCTCGGAAGCTTGTCTCTCAGATAGTACAATCTTGCCCTCCTGACCTTACGGTGGCTTACCACtttgatttcttttatgtttggtGAGTAACTGTCGCAGTAAATATAAGCACATATAAGACAATATA encodes:
- the LOC114169245 gene encoding vesicle-associated protein 2-1 isoform X2, producing MTASQLISVSPDELRFHFELEKQTFCDLKVLNNTQNHVAFKVKTTSPKKYFVRPNTGVVHPWDSCIIRVTLQAQREYPPDMQCKDKFLLQSTIVSSNTDVDDLPADTFNKESGNSIEELKLRVAYISTASPEGSSEDDASRNSHKLDSSSVLQNLKEERDAAVRQTRQLQQEVDMLKRRRNRKGDPGFSFIFAIFVGVLGVLLGFLFKLLFSSPSRE
- the LOC114169245 gene encoding vesicle-associated protein 2-1 isoform X3; amino-acid sequence: MTASQLISVSPDELRFHFELEKQTFCDLKVLNNTQNHVAFKVKTTSPKKYFVRPNTGVVHPWDSCIIRVTLQAQREYPPDMQCKDKFLLQSTIVSSNTDVDDLPADTFNKESGNSIEELKLRVAYISTASPEGSSEDDASRNSHKLDSSSNLKEERDAAVRQTRQLQQEVDMLKRRRNRKGDPGFSFIFAIFVGVLGVLLGFLFKLLFSSPSRE
- the LOC114168571 gene encoding bax inhibitor 1-like, whose product is MDAFTSFFDSRNRWNYDTLKNFRLISPLVQNHLKKVYFTLCFAVVAAAVGAYLHVLLNVGGFLTTVACVGSSVWLLSTPPSEEKKRVTLLMAASLFQGASIGPLIDLAIQIDPSLIFSAFVATSLAFACFSGAALVARRREYLYLGGLVSSGLSILLWLHFASSIFGGSTALFKFELYFGLLVFVGYIIVDTQEIVERAHLGDLDYVKHALTLFTDLVAVFVRILVIMLKNSAERNEKKKKRRD
- the LOC114169245 gene encoding vesicle-associated protein 2-1 isoform X1; its protein translation is MTASQLISVSPDELRFHFELEKQTFCDLKVLNNTQNHVAFKVKTTSPKKYFVRPNTGVVHPWDSCIIRVTLQAQREYPPDMQCKDKFLLQSTIVSSNTDVDDLPADTFNKESGNSIEELKLRVAYISTASPEGSSEDDASRNSHKLDSSSSQVLQNLKEERDAAVRQTRQLQQEVDMLKRRRNRKGDPGFSFIFAIFVGVLGVLLGFLFKLLFSSPSRE